The following are encoded together in the Corticium candelabrum chromosome 1, ooCorCand1.1, whole genome shotgun sequence genome:
- the LOC134185642 gene encoding THO complex subunit 6 homolog has product MATGEFDFELQRMKYYTTVFDLSFSPCGAYLAAVDNFGRISVFSLRCALAQSATSRSRTPMGKIKVCESSLYSLLTVKNFLLCGGSNGITAWKWSDVIGRAKEGQSECQWSAELVAKNGGPAPEVNSMFYFESSSDVCVGCGDGTIRIYDLDAGLEKGLLIGHKDMVLSVTGNGSMHQLISGSEDGTVRLWDLRTNSETGSVRPAEQTSLTQPSMGPWISCVATGEDGRWMACGGGPMASLWYLRSLSLAAPLEVIGSTTHHVQFYEDQVMSAGSGGCIHHWSLNGTSKSHIPSSVGTVYSVAINSKSVKANVLAAAGSSPNIDIYTNINYRAFSLTVE; this is encoded by the exons ATGGCGACTGGTGAG TTTGACTTCGAGCTTCAGCGAATGAAATACTATACGACTGTTTTTGATTTGTCGTTTTCTCCATGTGGCGCTTATCTGGCTGCTGTCGATAACTTTGGACGCATATCTGTTTTTAG TTTGAGGTGTGCGCTTGCGCAATCTGCAACTTCTAGGAGCAGAACTCCAATGGGCAAAATTAAAG TGTGTGAAAGTTCTCTCTACTCTCTGTTGACCGTGAAAAATTTTCTGCTATG tGGTGGTTCTAATGGCATTACAGCGTGGAAATGGTCTGATGTTATTGGACGAGCCAAG gaagggcaAAGCGAATGTCAGTGGTCGGCTGAGCTCGTAGCTAA GAATGGTGGTCCAGCACCTGAAGTGAACAGTATGTTTTACTTTGAATCG AGCTCTGATGTGTGTGTCGGTTGTGGTGATGGAACAATTCGAATTTATGATCTCGATGCCGGCTTGGAAAAG GGTTTGTTGATCGGTCATAAAGACATGGTGTTGTCGGTGACTGGCAATGGGTCAATGCATCAACTGATTTCTGGTTCTGAAGACGGCACTGTACGACTGTGGG ATTTACGAACGAATAGTGAAACTGGTTCTGTGAGACCTGCCGAACAGACG TCACTTACACAGCCAAGTATGGGTCCGTGGATCAGTTGCGTTGCAACGGGTGAAGATGGCAGGTGGATG GCATGTGGGGGTGGACCGATGGCATCATTGTGGTACTTGAGGTCCTTATCATTGGCAGCTCCTTTGGAAGTAATCGGCTCCACAACACATCATGTGCAGTTTTATGAAGATCAG gTGATGTCGGCTGGAAGTGGTGGATGTATCCATCATTGGTCTCTCAATGGAACATCTAAGTCGCATATTCCTTCATCAGTAGGAACCGTGTACAGTGTTGCTATCAATAGCAAATCAGTAAAGGCTAAT GTTTTGGCTGCTGCGGGAAGTTCACCAAATATAGACATCTACACGAACATAAATTACCGAGCCTTTTCATTGACTGTAGAGTAG
- the LOC134192778 gene encoding uncharacterized protein LOC134192778, which yields MATDGIRQRRGRTDNSLVHVYNTKELFAALQKAKEDEETLKSKMARLENENATLRSRVDSLRKATAPSIFKKIEGTDMPLGYGRRPLTPSTGDSNGHLQSNRVVLPSPTRTGQEGRLASLHPATNVYGLTRKIADLESQLSTMEKKRLQENARWRKKYDDLQEKWMKTRLCPNEEHTRSQLRSKSRVVRQSELPAQTQLADKLRLEIQELRDINKKLLLENGKLSHHLEMVKTASGSEDRQKTERDISRKYRDMLDRSERKIEELQRTNLKLHSMLKDVSCKLRSGSRAALFKDSFYVSTKNMT from the exons ATGGCCACGGACGGCATACGACAGCGTCGAGGTCGAACAGATAACAGCCTCGTGCACGTGTACAATACGAAAGAATTGTTTGCTGCCTTGCAAAAAGCAAAAGAGGACGAAGAAACTCTAAAAAGCAAGATGGCAAGG CTAGAAAATGAGAATGCTACCCTGAGGTCACGTGTAGACTCTCTTCGAAAGGCAACAGCTCCATCAATATTTAAGAAAATTGAAGGAACAGACATGCCACTTGGTTATGGGCGTAGGCCTCTTACTCCATCTACTGGAGACTCTAACGGACACCTGCAGTCCAACAGAGTGGTTCTACCATCACCCACTAGGACCGGACAAGAAGGGAGACTAGCGAGTCTGCATCCTGCAACTAATGTATATGGACTCACTCGGAAAATTGCCGATTTAGAAAGTCAGTTGTCTACTATGGAGAAAAAGAGATTACAAGAGAATGCTCGTTGGCGAAAGAAATATGACGATCTTCAAGAGAAATGGATGAAGACCAGACTTTGTCCAAACGAGGAGCATACAAGAAGTCAGTTACGAAGTAAGAGCAGAGTTGTTCGACAGTCAGAATTACCTGCCCAAACTCAACTAGCAGACAAACTAAGACTAGAAATTCAGGAACTGCGTGACATAAACAAAAAGCTGCTACTAGAAAATGGAAAGCTTTCTCACCACTTGGAAATGGTAAAGACTGCGTCTGGCTCAGAGGACAGACAAAAG ACTGAAAGAGATATAAGTCGGAAGTATCGTGACATGCTGGATCGTAGTGAGAGAAAGATTGAAGAACTTCAGAGAACAAATTTGAAGCT ACACTCGATGTTAAAGGATGTCTCATGCAAACTACGTTCTGGTTCAAGGGCCGCACTATTTAAAGACAGCTTTTACGTCTCTACAAAGAATATGACCTAA
- the LOC134184160 gene encoding mammalian ependymin-related protein 1-like gives MFSAFVFLAVGVLCSAASNSTTPPPPPKHCESPNQWEGTAWFFQADAGVTKLIRMSYDNVNKRLRSVGRTLTGPFAGFSLEMILLYKESRFYFLIGDAKLCIESNELDEWVPAGVPSDATYRYHVVRGLGKNSVTTNTWAKSYQVGIDQNAKKVPWSHDNHHHHGHTHTWFASFTDDLCVPVLETIYEGNLLDKEDIYYRTEILDEIRYSGVSAGIKDPSVFDPPSYCNSGGSKNATLLAMLGDKLQWHRYMFV, from the exons ATGTTCTCCGCTTTCGTCTTTCTCGCTGTGGGCGTTCTGTGCAGCGCAGCTTCGAATTCTACTACCCCTCCGCCGCCTCCGAAGCACTGCGAGAGTCCAAACCAATGGGAAGGCACGGCGTGGTTCTTCCAAGCAGATGCAGGGGTCACCAAACTAATCAGGATGTCCTATGACAACGTCAACAAACGTCTTCGATCTGTGGGTAGGACTCTCACTGGACCGTTCGCAGG GTTCTCACTAGAGATGATCCTACTCTACAAGGAAAGTCGCTTCTACTTCCTTATTGGAGATGCGAAACTTTGCATT GAATCGAACGAGTTGGACGAGTGGGTGCCGGCCGGTGTTCCATCTGATGCCACCTACAGGTATCACGTGGTCAGGGGACTTGGCAAGAACTCCGTGACCACCAACACTTGGGCAAAGTCTTACCAAGTCGGCATCGACCAAa ATGCCAAGAAAGTGCCATGGTCCCATGACAATCATCATCACCATGGCCACACACATACGTGGTTCGCTTCGTTCACGGACGACCTCTGCGTGCCTGTTCTGGAGACCATCTACGAAGGAAATCTACTGGACAAGGAAGACATTTACTATCGTACCGAAATTCTTGATGAAATCCGCTACTCCGGTGTGAGCGCTGGCATTAAAGATCCCAGTGTGTTTGACCCGCCGTCCTACTGCAACAGCGGAGGGAGCAAGAATGCTACTCTGTTGGCTATGTTGGGTGATAAATTGCAGTGGCACCgttatatgtttgtgtaa